From a region of the Streptomyces sp. NBC_01454 genome:
- a CDS encoding primosomal protein N': MSRENGRPEAGASDAGEQLALIREAVRENKAERAKPRTWRGAELAARLPVARVLVDKGLVHLDRYFDYAVPAAMDDEAQPGVRVRVRFGAGEKGGRREGGKLVGGFIVERVAESDYRGVLAPIAQVLSSERVLSPELLGLCRAVADRYAGSLADVVQLAVPPRRARAEAKPSPDPLPPNAPPEPGSWQRYGAGPGFLTALARGDAPRAVWTALPGASWPQELARAAAAALAGGRGALVVVPDGRAAARVDAALGELIGAGRHVLLTADAGPEERYRRWLAVSRGAVRAVVGTRAAMFAPVADPGLVALWDDGDASHSDPHAPQPHAREVLIQRSVNERAGFLLGGLSCTVEAAQLVETGWARPLAAEREQVRTAAPLVRTVGDGDEARDAAARSARLPSMAWQLVREGLRRGPVLVQVPRRGYAPRLSCERCRTPARCRSCAGPLESPHANDLVCSWCGRQEPDWHCGECGGARLRAQVVGARRTAEELGRVFPAVPVRTSGRDHVLATVPDAPALVVSTPGAEPVAEGPGYAAALLLDGWALLGRPDLRAGEEALRRWLGAAGLVRGQAEGGTVAVIAEPTLRPVQALVRWDPVGHAVRELAERAELGFPPVSRMASVTGRPEDVTDLLRAAELPAGAEVLGPVPLPVPDPGRPRRPGDPPPGEQWERALVRVRPGQGAALAAALKAARAARMVKREGEAVRVRIDPPDLG; this comes from the coding sequence GTGAGCAGGGAGAACGGGCGACCGGAGGCGGGGGCGTCGGATGCGGGCGAGCAGTTGGCCCTCATCCGCGAGGCCGTGCGGGAGAACAAGGCCGAGCGGGCGAAGCCGCGCACCTGGCGGGGCGCCGAGCTCGCGGCGCGGCTGCCGGTGGCGCGGGTGCTGGTCGACAAGGGCCTGGTGCACCTCGACCGGTATTTCGACTATGCGGTGCCCGCCGCGATGGACGACGAGGCGCAGCCCGGGGTGCGGGTGCGGGTGCGGTTCGGGGCGGGGGAGAAGGGCGGCCGGCGCGAGGGCGGCAAGCTGGTCGGCGGGTTCATCGTGGAGCGTGTCGCGGAGAGCGACTACCGCGGGGTGCTGGCACCGATCGCCCAGGTGCTGTCGTCCGAGCGGGTGCTGAGCCCCGAGCTGCTGGGGCTGTGCCGGGCGGTCGCGGACCGCTATGCCGGCTCGCTCGCCGATGTGGTGCAGCTGGCCGTCCCGCCCCGGAGGGCGCGGGCCGAGGCCAAGCCGTCCCCCGATCCGCTGCCGCCCAACGCGCCACCGGAGCCGGGCAGTTGGCAGCGCTACGGCGCGGGGCCCGGGTTTCTGACGGCGCTGGCGCGAGGGGATGCCCCGCGGGCCGTGTGGACCGCGCTGCCCGGGGCGAGCTGGCCGCAGGAGCTGGCGCGGGCGGCCGCCGCGGCGCTGGCGGGCGGGCGCGGCGCCCTGGTGGTGGTGCCGGACGGACGGGCCGCTGCGCGGGTGGACGCGGCCCTCGGTGAGCTGATCGGGGCGGGCCGGCATGTGCTGCTGACCGCCGACGCCGGGCCCGAGGAGCGCTATCGCCGCTGGCTGGCGGTGAGCCGTGGCGCGGTGCGGGCCGTGGTCGGGACGCGCGCGGCGATGTTCGCCCCCGTCGCCGATCCGGGCCTGGTCGCCCTCTGGGACGACGGGGACGCCAGCCACAGTGATCCGCATGCGCCCCAGCCGCATGCTCGCGAGGTCCTCATCCAGCGGTCGGTCAACGAGCGTGCCGGCTTTCTGCTGGGCGGGCTGAGCTGCACCGTCGAGGCGGCGCAGCTGGTCGAGACCGGCTGGGCGCGCCCGCTGGCCGCCGAGCGCGAGCAGGTGCGGACCGCGGCGCCCCTGGTGCGTACGGTCGGCGACGGCGACGAGGCGCGCGATGCCGCCGCGCGCTCCGCCCGGTTGCCGTCGATGGCCTGGCAGCTGGTGCGGGAGGGCCTGCGACGCGGTCCGGTGCTGGTCCAGGTACCGCGCCGCGGCTATGCGCCCCGGCTCTCGTGCGAACGGTGCCGTACCCCCGCGCGCTGCCGGTCCTGCGCCGGCCCGCTGGAGTCTCCGCATGCGAACGATCTGGTCTGCTCGTGGTGCGGACGCCAGGAGCCCGACTGGCATTGCGGCGAGTGCGGTGGCGCGCGGCTGCGGGCCCAGGTCGTGGGGGCGCGGCGGACGGCGGAGGAGCTGGGCCGGGTCTTCCCGGCGGTACCGGTGCGCACCTCGGGCCGGGACCATGTGCTGGCGACGGTGCCGGACGCCCCCGCGCTCGTGGTGAGCACGCCGGGCGCGGAGCCGGTGGCCGAGGGCCCCGGTTATGCGGCCGCGTTGCTGCTGGACGGCTGGGCGCTGCTCGGGCGGCCGGATCTGCGGGCCGGGGAGGAGGCGCTGCGCCGCTGGCTGGGCGCCGCCGGGCTGGTCCGGGGGCAGGCGGAGGGGGGCACGGTCGCGGTGATCGCGGAGCCGACGCTGCGGCCGGTGCAGGCGCTGGTGCGCTGGGATCCGGTCGGCCATGCGGTCCGCGAGCTGGCCGAGCGGGCCGAACTGGGCTTTCCGCCGGTGTCGCGGATGGCTTCCGTGACCGGCCGCCCCGAGGATGTCACCGATCTGCTGCGGGCCGCCGAACTCCCCGCCGGAGCCGAGGTGTTGGGCCCCGTCCCGCTTCCGGTGCCGGACCCCGGGCGCCCGCGCAGGCCGGGCGATCCGCCGCCCGGCGAGCAGTGGGAGCGCGCGCTGGTGCGCGTCCGCCCCGGCCAGGGCGCGGCGCTCGCCGCGGCGCTCAAGGCCGCCCGCGCGGCCCGGATGGTCAAGCGGGAGGGAGAGGCCGTGCGGGTCCGGATCGATCCGCCCGATCTGGGGTGA
- the fmt gene encoding methionyl-tRNA formyltransferase, which yields MRLVFAGTPEVAVPALDALIASDRHEVVAVVTRPDAPAGRGRKLVASPVAERAEEAGIEVLKPGRPREEGFLARLREIAPDCCPVVAYGALLPKSALDIPARGWVNLHFSLLPAWRGAAPVQHAVLAGDEVTGASTFQIEEGLDSGPVYGVLTEQVRPQDTSGDLLTRLAFAGSGLLVATMDGIEDGTLQAVPQPAEGVTLAPKIEVEDAKVDWAAPALRVDRVIRGCAPAPGAWTVFRGERLKLMSAASAAAASAAGHDEWALAPGELAVTKKAVYAGTGSHPLELVWVQPQGKKPMKAADWARGVRIEGGERLGD from the coding sequence ATGAGGCTTGTCTTCGCCGGCACCCCCGAGGTCGCCGTACCCGCCCTCGATGCCCTGATCGCCTCGGACCGGCACGAGGTCGTGGCCGTCGTGACCCGGCCCGACGCGCCCGCCGGGCGCGGCCGCAAGCTGGTCGCCAGCCCCGTCGCGGAGCGGGCGGAGGAGGCCGGCATCGAGGTGCTCAAGCCCGGCCGGCCGCGCGAGGAGGGCTTCCTGGCCCGGCTGCGGGAGATCGCGCCGGACTGCTGCCCGGTGGTCGCCTACGGTGCGCTGCTGCCGAAGTCCGCGCTCGACATTCCCGCCAGGGGGTGGGTCAATCTGCACTTCTCGCTGCTGCCCGCATGGCGGGGGGCGGCGCCCGTGCAGCACGCGGTGCTCGCGGGCGACGAGGTGACCGGCGCCTCGACCTTCCAGATCGAGGAGGGGCTGGACTCGGGCCCGGTCTACGGCGTGCTGACCGAGCAGGTCCGGCCGCAGGACACCAGCGGCGACCTGCTCACCCGGCTGGCGTTCGCCGGTTCCGGGCTGCTCGTGGCGACGATGGACGGCATCGAGGACGGCACGCTGCAGGCGGTGCCGCAGCCGGCCGAGGGTGTCACGCTCGCACCGAAGATCGAGGTCGAGGACGCCAAGGTGGACTGGGCGGCGCCCGCGCTACGGGTCGACCGGGTCATCCGCGGTTGCGCGCCCGCGCCCGGCGCCTGGACGGTCTTCCGCGGCGAGCGGCTCAAGCTGATGTCGGCCGCCTCCGCGGCTGCCGCCTCCGCGGCGGGCCACGACGAGTGGGCGCTGGCGCCCGGCGAACTCGCCGTCACCAAGAAGGCGGTGTACGCCGGTACCGGCAGCCACCCGCTGGAACTCGTCTGGGTGCAGCCGCAGGGCAAGAAGCCGATGAAGGCGGCCGACTGGGCGCGCGGGGTGCGCATCGAGGGCGGGGAGCGGCTGGGGGACTGA
- a CDS encoding RsmB/NOP family class I SAM-dependent RNA methyltransferase has product MSQQPRRRPSKPYRRPQKDPVRILAFEALRAVDERDAYANLVLPPLLRKAREGEDFDARDAALATELVYGSLRRQGTYDAIIAQCVDRPLREVDPPVLDVLTLGAHQLLGTRIPTHAAVSASVELARVVLGDGRAKFVNAVLRKVAAHDLDGWLERVAPPYDEDPEEHLGIVHAHPRWVVSALWDALGGGRAGIEDLLEADNERPEVTLVARPGRSTAEELLVAAGEDSALPGRWSPYAVRLAEGGEPGALDPVREGRAGVQDEGSQLVALALANAPVEGTDRAWLDGCAGPGGKAALLAALAAQRGAALLASEKQPHRARLVARALDGNPGPYAVIAADGTRPAWRAGAFDRVLVDVPCTGLGALRRRPEARWRRRPEDLDGFAPLQRELLRQALAAVRVGGVVGYATCSPHPAETRAVVDDVLKGRGGAPVEVEWIDARPLMLGVPALGDGPDVQLWPHLHGTDAMYLALLRRTG; this is encoded by the coding sequence GTGAGCCAGCAGCCTCGTCGCCGCCCCAGCAAGCCCTATCGCCGCCCGCAGAAGGACCCGGTCCGCATCCTCGCGTTCGAGGCGTTGCGGGCCGTCGACGAGCGGGACGCGTACGCGAATCTGGTGCTGCCCCCGCTGCTGCGCAAGGCGCGCGAGGGCGAGGACTTCGACGCCCGGGACGCGGCGCTGGCGACGGAGCTGGTGTACGGCTCGCTGCGCCGGCAGGGCACCTATGACGCGATCATCGCGCAGTGCGTGGACCGCCCGCTGCGGGAGGTGGATCCGCCGGTCCTGGACGTGCTGACCCTCGGGGCGCACCAGCTGCTCGGTACCCGTATCCCGACGCATGCCGCGGTGAGCGCGAGCGTCGAGCTGGCCCGGGTGGTGCTGGGCGACGGGCGGGCGAAGTTCGTCAACGCGGTGCTGCGCAAGGTCGCGGCCCATGATCTGGACGGCTGGCTGGAGCGGGTCGCCCCGCCGTACGACGAGGACCCCGAGGAGCACCTCGGCATCGTCCATGCGCATCCCCGCTGGGTGGTCTCGGCGCTGTGGGACGCGCTCGGCGGCGGCCGGGCCGGCATCGAGGACCTGCTGGAGGCGGACAACGAACGCCCCGAGGTGACGCTGGTGGCGCGCCCCGGCCGGTCCACCGCGGAGGAACTGCTGGTGGCAGCCGGCGAGGACAGCGCGCTGCCCGGCCGTTGGTCCCCGTATGCGGTGCGGCTCGCGGAGGGCGGCGAGCCGGGCGCGCTGGACCCGGTCCGCGAGGGACGCGCAGGGGTGCAGGACGAGGGCAGCCAGCTCGTCGCCCTCGCCCTGGCGAACGCGCCCGTCGAGGGCACCGACCGCGCCTGGCTCGACGGCTGCGCGGGCCCCGGCGGCAAGGCGGCGCTGCTGGCGGCGCTCGCGGCGCAGCGGGGCGCCGCCCTGCTGGCGTCGGAGAAGCAGCCGCACCGCGCCCGGCTGGTGGCCCGGGCGCTCGACGGCAACCCGGGCCCGTACGCGGTCATCGCCGCCGACGGCACCCGCCCCGCCTGGCGTGCCGGAGCCTTCGACCGGGTCCTGGTGGATGTGCCGTGCACCGGTCTGGGCGCGCTGCGCCGGCGGCCGGAGGCGCGCTGGCGCCGCCGCCCCGAGGACCTGGACGGCTTCGCCCCGCTCCAGCGCGAGCTGCTGCGGCAGGCGCTGGCGGCGGTCCGGGTCGGCGGCGTCGTGGGCTATGCGACCTGCTCACCGCATCCGGCCGAGACCCGCGCGGTGGTGGACGACGTCCTCAAGGGGCGGGGCGGCGCACCGGTCGAGGTGGAGTGGATCGACGCCCGCCCCCTGATGTTGGGCGTCCCGGCGCTCGGCGACGGCCCGGACGTCCAGCTCTGGCCGCACCTCCACGGCACGGACGCGATGTACCTGGCCCTCCTGCGACGGACGGGCTGA
- a CDS encoding cytochrome P450 family protein, with product MVTVDLSAYGPGFFTDPYPYYARLREAGPVHEIVLADGDRFWLIVGYDEARAALADPRLAKSLEPPSEDERHVLITDPPDHTRLRRLVSREFTARRVEAMRPRVQEITDGLLDEMVAGRRRADLVSALASPLPITVLCELLGVPFADREDFRGWTERVLVPAEPGTIAWWKSRGFAQAGMALTDYLKNLIEDKRRSTPTGDLISSLLRTTAEDNDRLSAAELHSMVFILIVAGHETTANLITNGVRTLLANPEQLAALRTDPEGLIDQAVEEMLRYDGPVETSTKRFTTDTVSYGDTKIPPGETVLVSIAAAGRDPAQFERPDTFDIHRGTTGTRSGHVAFGHGIHFCLGAGLARMESRVALLTLLRRCPDLALDIDPAGLDWLPGIRVRGVRSLPVRW from the coding sequence ATGGTGACCGTCGACCTGAGCGCATACGGCCCCGGTTTCTTCACCGACCCGTACCCCTACTACGCCCGGCTGCGCGAGGCCGGGCCGGTGCACGAGATTGTCCTGGCCGACGGGGACCGGTTCTGGCTGATCGTCGGCTACGACGAGGCCCGGGCGGCCCTGGCCGATCCACGTCTGGCCAAGTCCCTCGAACCGCCGAGCGAGGACGAGCGGCACGTCCTGATCACCGATCCGCCGGACCACACGCGGCTGAGGCGGCTCGTCTCGCGGGAGTTCACCGCACGCCGGGTGGAGGCGATGCGCCCGCGCGTCCAGGAGATCACCGACGGTCTCCTCGATGAGATGGTGGCCGGGCGGCGGCGAGCCGACCTGGTCTCGGCGCTGGCGTCCCCGCTGCCGATAACCGTGCTCTGCGAACTGCTCGGGGTCCCGTTCGCCGACCGGGAGGACTTCCGCGGCTGGACGGAGCGGGTTCTGGTGCCGGCCGAACCAGGCACCATAGCCTGGTGGAAGAGCCGGGGTTTCGCGCAGGCCGGGATGGCCCTGACGGACTACCTGAAGAACCTGATCGAGGACAAGCGCCGCTCTACGCCGACCGGCGACCTGATCTCCTCGCTGTTGCGGACAACCGCGGAGGACAACGACCGCCTGTCGGCCGCCGAGCTGCACTCGATGGTGTTCATCCTGATCGTTGCGGGTCACGAGACCACGGCCAACCTGATCACCAACGGGGTACGCACGCTCCTGGCAAACCCCGAACAACTGGCGGCGCTGCGTACCGACCCGGAGGGTCTGATCGACCAGGCGGTCGAGGAGATGCTGCGCTACGACGGCCCGGTGGAGACGTCGACCAAGCGGTTCACCACCGACACCGTCAGCTACGGCGACACGAAGATCCCGCCCGGGGAGACGGTTCTGGTCAGCATCGCGGCGGCGGGGCGTGACCCTGCGCAGTTCGAGCGACCCGACACGTTCGACATCCACCGCGGCACGACCGGCACCCGCAGTGGCCACGTCGCCTTCGGCCACGGCATCCACTTCTGCCTGGGTGCCGGGCTGGCGCGGATGGAGAGCCGGGTCGCGCTCCTGACCCTGCTGCGCCGCTGTCCCGACCTGGCGCTCGACATCGATCCGGCCGGTCTCGACTGGCTGCCGGGCATCAGAGTCCGGGGCGTACGCAGTCTGCCGGTGCGCTGGTGA
- a CDS encoding alpha/beta fold hydrolase, whose product MADSIAAEQVRQFSYQGYEFACRILECPAPVTEPIVVLCAAFQNIRSYHRYDKYWHDSATVICMEPPGSYSPDPVPRTVGYDFDAGALAYLLDELDLPRINLLGVSLGTAPTHRFAQEYPERIARLMLTGAEWGDTARRGLVELEHWLGLRRADEFGRKMVEMCVNGDPTRTVRNREAVRRALIDHLSTASEAEMVRYLAVVQRLVDHPATLPGRISGIPALCVTGEHDELAPPDLERRMAAGIDGAAFTTIRETCHMSFLERNADWADLVLRFFTDQPLAGLDYLTGLEYPAGRPEHEETASSVW is encoded by the coding sequence ATGGCCGACAGCATTGCGGCCGAACAGGTCAGGCAATTCTCGTACCAGGGCTACGAATTCGCCTGCCGGATCCTTGAGTGCCCGGCACCGGTCACCGAGCCGATAGTCGTCTTGTGCGCGGCGTTCCAGAACATCCGCAGCTACCACCGCTACGACAAGTACTGGCACGACTCGGCCACCGTCATCTGCATGGAGCCGCCGGGCTCGTACTCGCCCGATCCGGTGCCGCGGACCGTCGGATACGACTTCGACGCCGGCGCGCTGGCCTATCTGCTCGACGAACTGGATCTGCCCCGCATCAACCTGCTCGGCGTCAGCTTGGGCACCGCGCCCACGCACCGGTTCGCCCAGGAGTACCCGGAGCGGATCGCGCGGCTGATGCTCACCGGCGCGGAGTGGGGCGACACCGCGCGTCGCGGGCTCGTCGAACTCGAACACTGGCTGGGGCTGCGCCGGGCGGACGAATTCGGGCGCAAGATGGTGGAAATGTGCGTGAACGGGGACCCGACCCGGACCGTACGCAATCGGGAGGCCGTCCGGCGCGCTCTGATCGACCATCTGAGCACGGCGTCGGAGGCTGAAATGGTGCGGTACCTCGCCGTCGTCCAGCGGTTGGTCGACCATCCGGCGACGCTACCGGGCCGGATCTCCGGGATACCCGCCCTGTGCGTGACCGGGGAGCACGACGAGCTCGCTCCCCCTGACCTGGAGCGGAGGATGGCCGCCGGCATCGACGGCGCGGCGTTCACGACCATTCGCGAGACCTGCCACATGTCCTTCCTGGAACGCAATGCCGACTGGGCCGACCTGGTGCTGCGGTTCTTCACCGACCAGCCGCTGGCCGGCCTCGACTACCTGACCGGCCTGGAATATCCGGCCGGCCGCCCCGAGCACGAAGAGACGGCGTCCTCCGTATGGTGA
- a CDS encoding MFS transporter — MSQPMSGVKDLMRVPGLPQLFLWSMLGRLNVSALPIALSLMLVRWSNSYVVVGLVGCALTLGQAAAGPLRGRAADRGSTGRLLVITGVGYATGLAVIVTLAARMPASGWPVVVVVALVTGLSAVPVSQISRAVWPKIVGSELTPALYTAEATASEVITTTGPLLASLVVAVAGPYWAVGVTALLALVSALVFAAALGRVGLGGEPLPQRGERLAQRSLLTEGPFVRVVVISMLVTAAIFAVNLSVVAWTQNIGRPALAGVLTACWTTGSLAGGFALSTFARGLPRALRVAGMAAGMAALAVLLPPVLGTVPLWLIVVVLFLGGTAIAPTLAATYEQIAEASPEDRRAEAFGWMATATAGGGALSAALTGVLLDFSGPSLPVAAGAALVVAALVLTVFGRKPRAPSAETVEEVTA; from the coding sequence GTGTCTCAACCGATGAGTGGCGTCAAGGACCTGATGAGGGTTCCCGGTCTGCCCCAGCTGTTCCTCTGGTCGATGCTGGGCCGGCTCAATGTGTCGGCTCTACCGATCGCGCTGTCGCTGATGCTGGTGCGCTGGAGCAACTCCTACGTCGTCGTCGGCCTGGTCGGCTGCGCACTGACCCTGGGACAGGCCGCGGCCGGGCCCCTGCGCGGGCGGGCGGCGGACCGCGGCTCGACCGGCCGGCTGCTGGTGATCACGGGCGTCGGCTACGCGACAGGCCTGGCCGTGATCGTGACGCTCGCGGCGAGGATGCCCGCGTCCGGGTGGCCGGTGGTCGTGGTCGTCGCGCTGGTGACCGGGCTCAGTGCCGTGCCGGTGTCGCAGATCAGCCGGGCGGTGTGGCCCAAGATCGTCGGCTCGGAGCTGACCCCCGCGCTCTACACAGCTGAGGCGACCGCGTCGGAGGTGATCACCACCACCGGGCCGCTGCTCGCCTCCCTGGTCGTCGCCGTCGCCGGGCCGTACTGGGCGGTCGGTGTCACGGCGCTGCTGGCCCTGGTCTCGGCCCTCGTCTTCGCCGCCGCGCTCGGCCGCGTCGGCCTGGGCGGCGAGCCGTTGCCGCAGCGCGGCGAGCGGCTCGCCCAGCGGTCCCTGCTGACCGAGGGGCCCTTCGTCCGGGTGGTCGTCATCTCGATGCTGGTCACGGCCGCGATCTTCGCCGTCAACCTGTCGGTGGTGGCCTGGACGCAGAATATCGGCCGTCCCGCCTTGGCCGGGGTGCTGACCGCCTGTTGGACGACCGGCTCGCTGGCCGGCGGGTTCGCGCTGAGCACCTTTGCCCGGGGACTGCCCCGGGCGCTGCGGGTCGCCGGGATGGCCGCCGGGATGGCCGCGCTCGCCGTCCTGCTCCCGCCTGTTCTGGGTACGGTGCCCCTCTGGCTGATCGTCGTGGTGCTGTTCCTCGGCGGGACAGCCATCGCGCCGACTCTGGCGGCTACCTACGAGCAGATCGCCGAGGCGTCCCCGGAGGACCGCAGGGCGGAGGCGTTCGGCTGGATGGCGACGGCAACCGCGGGCGGCGGCGCGCTGAGTGCGGCGCTGACCGGGGTGCTGCTCGACTTCTCCGGGCCCTCGCTGCCCGTCGCCGCCGGCGCAGCGCTCGTCGTGGCCGCACTGGTGCTGACCGTATTCGGCCGCAAACCGCGCGCACCGTCGGCCGAAACCGTCGAAGAAGTCACCGCATAA
- the rpe gene encoding ribulose-phosphate 3-epimerase: MALINPSILSADFARLAEEAKAVEGADWLHVDVMDNHFVPNLTLGVPVVESLSKATRTPLDLHLMIEDPDRWAPQYIEAGAGSVTFHVEAAAAPVRLAREIRAKGARASMALKPATPIEPYEDLLPELDMLLIMTVEPGFGGQAFLDIMLPKIRRTRELISRHGLELGLQVDGGVSADTIERCAEAGADVFVAGSAVYGADDPAKAVRDLREKAEAATAAAGWGRGCAH; this comes from the coding sequence ATGGCCTTGATCAACCCCAGCATCCTGTCCGCGGACTTCGCCCGGCTCGCCGAGGAGGCGAAGGCGGTCGAGGGCGCCGACTGGCTTCATGTCGATGTGATGGACAACCACTTCGTCCCCAACCTCACCCTCGGCGTGCCCGTCGTCGAGTCGCTGAGCAAGGCGACGCGGACGCCCCTCGACCTGCATCTGATGATCGAGGACCCGGACCGCTGGGCGCCGCAATACATCGAGGCGGGGGCCGGTTCGGTCACCTTTCACGTGGAGGCGGCGGCCGCGCCGGTGCGGCTGGCGCGGGAGATCCGGGCCAAGGGGGCGCGGGCCTCGATGGCGCTGAAGCCGGCCACGCCGATCGAGCCGTACGAGGATCTGCTGCCCGAGCTCGACATGCTGCTGATCATGACCGTGGAGCCCGGCTTCGGCGGTCAGGCGTTCCTGGACATCATGCTGCCCAAGATCCGCCGCACCCGTGAGCTGATCTCCCGGCACGGTCTGGAGCTGGGGCTCCAGGTGGACGGCGGGGTCTCGGCGGACACCATCGAGCGCTGCGCGGAGGCGGGCGCCGATGTGTTCGTGGCGGGCTCGGCGGTGTACGGCGCGGACGATCCGGCCAAGGCGGTCCGTGATCTGCGGGAGAAGGCCGAGGCGGCGACCGCGGCGGCCGGCTGGGGACGGGGCTGCGCGCACTGA
- a CDS encoding sugar-binding transcriptional regulator — MGPAELVQAAAMARRFYLEGKSKIQIAEEFGVSRFKVARVLETALERDLVRIEIRVPSELDAERSDALRARYGLRHAVVVESPADAPPAFGVQNPPDDAADPENLGEVAADLLGELVNEGDVLGLAWGRSTIHMAAALHRLPPCTVVQLTGVYDAGTADRGSVEAVRRAADVAGGEAHPIYAPMLLPDSATAEALRRQTGIARAFDYFDKVTVACVSIGSWEPGVSTVYDMLSEQEREHYASLGAAAEMSAHLFDAEGRRIGRDLGERCITVEADRLRRIPEVVAIAGGRRKADAIGAVLRSGLVTSLVTDTAAADHLLLETGPGPRPALDRADPDGA, encoded by the coding sequence ATGGGCCCTGCCGAGCTGGTGCAGGCTGCGGCCATGGCCCGCCGTTTCTATCTTGAGGGAAAGTCGAAGATCCAGATCGCGGAGGAGTTCGGCGTCAGCCGGTTCAAGGTCGCGCGGGTACTGGAGACGGCACTGGAACGTGATCTCGTACGGATCGAGATCCGGGTGCCCTCCGAACTCGACGCCGAGCGCTCCGACGCCCTGCGAGCCCGCTACGGCCTGCGGCACGCGGTGGTCGTCGAGTCGCCCGCGGACGCTCCCCCCGCCTTCGGCGTGCAGAACCCGCCCGATGACGCCGCCGACCCGGAGAACCTCGGCGAGGTGGCCGCCGATCTGCTCGGCGAGCTGGTCAACGAGGGCGATGTGCTCGGGCTGGCCTGGGGTCGGTCCACCATCCACATGGCGGCCGCGCTGCACCGCCTCCCGCCGTGCACCGTCGTGCAGTTGACCGGTGTCTACGACGCGGGCACCGCCGACCGCGGCTCGGTCGAGGCGGTGCGCCGCGCGGCCGATGTCGCCGGCGGCGAGGCGCACCCGATCTACGCGCCGATGCTGCTGCCCGACTCAGCGACCGCCGAGGCCCTGCGCCGGCAGACCGGCATCGCCCGCGCGTTTGACTACTTCGACAAGGTCACCGTCGCCTGCGTCTCCATCGGCTCCTGGGAGCCGGGCGTCTCGACCGTCTACGACATGCTCTCGGAGCAGGAGCGCGAGCACTACGCCTCGCTGGGTGCGGCCGCCGAGATGTCGGCGCACCTCTTCGACGCCGAGGGCCGCCGGATCGGCCGGGACCTCGGCGAGCGCTGCATCACCGTCGAGGCGGACCGGCTGCGCCGTATCCCGGAGGTCGTCGCCATCGCCGGCGGCCGGCGCAAGGCCGACGCGATCGGCGCGGTCCTGCGTTCCGGGCTGGTGACCAGCCTGGTCACGGACACCGCCGCCGCCGACCACCTTCTGCTGGAGACCGGCCCCGGGCCGCGCCCCGCACTGGACCGCGCGGACCCTGACGGCGCGTGA
- a CDS encoding ribonuclease domain-containing protein, which produces MVIRSAAPRAAAVLGALLAGLLLVLTGCATSGAGNGSSPGSPGSTATAAAGSPGASGVPSWARGMPVVGVARLPAQARDTLRLIDAGGPFPYRQDGTVFGNRERLLPRQPRGHYHEYTVPTPGSPDRGARRIVTGESRETYYTDDHYRTFKAVLR; this is translated from the coding sequence ATGGTGATCCGCTCCGCGGCGCCCCGCGCCGCCGCTGTCCTCGGCGCGCTGCTCGCCGGGCTGCTCCTGGTCCTGACGGGGTGCGCCACGAGCGGTGCCGGCAACGGGAGTTCGCCGGGATCGCCGGGTTCCACCGCCACGGCCGCCGCCGGTTCGCCGGGTGCCTCCGGGGTGCCGTCATGGGCGCGGGGCATGCCGGTCGTCGGCGTCGCCCGGCTGCCCGCGCAGGCGCGGGACACCCTCCGGCTCATCGATGCCGGCGGCCCCTTCCCGTACCGGCAGGACGGCACCGTCTTCGGCAACCGCGAGCGGTTGCTGCCCCGTCAGCCGCGCGGTCACTATCACGAGTACACGGTCCCCACGCCCGGTTCGCCGGACCGCGGCGCCCGCCGGATCGTCACCGGCGAGAGCCGCGAGACCTACTACACCGACGACCACTACCGGACCTTCAAGGCGGTGCTCCGATGA